In Bacillota bacterium, the following are encoded in one genomic region:
- a CDS encoding YebC/PmpR family DNA-binding transcriptional regulator, which produces MSGHSKWHNRVHRKSRQDAQKGALYSKMAREIMVAARAGGPDPESNTALRLAIDRAKAASVPMENIQRAIQRGAGGNEADQLEEVSYEGYAPGGVAVYVEALTDNRNRTTSEIRYIFTRNGGSLAEAGAVAWMFDRKGYLVINREEHDVDEERLLEWAADAGAEDVRVSDDAYEVITAPEDLVPVRRALEGQGVTFAEVSLSMLPKSEIRIEGKEAEQALRLVDALEDHDDVQNVYTNLQIDDEELARLEE; this is translated from the coding sequence TTGTCCGGGCATTCCAAATGGCACAACCGGGTGCACAGGAAGTCGCGCCAGGACGCGCAGAAGGGCGCGCTCTACTCGAAGATGGCGCGGGAGATCATGGTCGCCGCCCGGGCCGGCGGGCCGGACCCCGAGAGCAACACGGCGCTCCGGCTGGCCATCGACCGGGCCAAGGCGGCCAGCGTCCCCATGGAGAACATCCAGCGCGCCATCCAGCGGGGAGCCGGCGGCAACGAGGCCGACCAGCTGGAGGAAGTGAGCTACGAGGGCTACGCCCCGGGCGGCGTCGCCGTCTACGTGGAGGCGCTGACCGACAACCGGAACCGGACCACCAGCGAGATCCGCTACATCTTCACGCGGAACGGCGGCAGCCTCGCGGAGGCCGGTGCGGTCGCCTGGATGTTCGACCGGAAGGGCTACCTGGTGATCAACCGCGAGGAGCACGACGTCGACGAGGAGCGCCTGCTGGAGTGGGCGGCCGACGCCGGCGCCGAGGACGTCCGCGTCTCGGACGACGCCTACGAGGTGATCACCGCGCCCGAGGACCTCGTCCCGGTGCGGAGGGCCCTGGAGGGGCAGGGCGTGACCTTCGCCGAGGTCTCGCTCAGCATGCTGCCCAAGAGCGAGATCCGCATCGAGGGCAAGGAGGCCGAGCAGGCCCTGCGCCTGGTGGACGCCCTGGAGGATCACGACGACGTCCAGAACGTCTACACCAACCTCCAGATCGACGACGAGGAGCTGGCCCGCCTTGAGGAGTGA
- the nadE gene encoding NAD(+) synthase, with translation MERARHLAGWLEEARRRAGADWFVVGLSGGVDSAVTAALCKQAHPQVVGVIMPCHSQPEDERAAAEVARALGIETLRFDLGPAYDALLATYESVLGAQPERSLARANLKPRLRMATLYFVANVRNGLVVGTGNRSELYVGYFTKYGDGGVDLLPIGGLVKEEVYALARALGLPRIVLEKPPSAGLWAGQTDEGEMGLRYADLDRYLLTGQGEAEVVERIERMHRKAVHKLELPPIAPS, from the coding sequence CTGGAGCGGGCCCGGCACCTCGCCGGCTGGCTGGAGGAAGCGCGCCGGCGGGCGGGTGCCGACTGGTTCGTGGTGGGACTGAGCGGCGGCGTCGACTCGGCGGTGACGGCCGCGCTCTGCAAGCAGGCGCATCCGCAGGTGGTGGGGGTGATCATGCCCTGCCACTCCCAGCCCGAGGACGAGCGCGCCGCCGCCGAGGTGGCCCGGGCGCTGGGCATCGAGACGCTCCGCTTCGACCTGGGACCCGCCTACGACGCGCTCCTGGCGACGTACGAGTCGGTTCTGGGAGCGCAGCCGGAGCGCTCGCTGGCGCGGGCCAACCTGAAGCCGAGGCTGCGCATGGCCACCCTCTACTTCGTCGCCAACGTCCGCAACGGCCTGGTGGTGGGCACGGGCAACCGGAGCGAGCTGTACGTCGGCTACTTCACCAAGTACGGCGACGGCGGCGTCGACCTCCTCCCCATCGGCGGGCTGGTCAAGGAGGAGGTCTACGCCCTGGCGCGGGCGCTGGGACTGCCCCGCATCGTGCTGGAGAAGCCGCCCTCGGCCGGCCTCTGGGCTGGCCAGACGGACGAGGGCGAGATGGGCCTCCGCTACGCCGACCTGGACCGCTACCTGCTCACCGGCCAAGGCGAAGCCGAGGTGGTGGAGCGGATCGAGCGGATGCACCGGAAGGCGGTCCACAAGCTGGAGCTGCCGCCCATCGCACCCTCCTGA
- a CDS encoding sigma-70 family RNA polymerase sigma factor — MATTASKWARREVMPVPGARPEPRAGRPWPADLLDQARSGDARAREELIARFTPFILRVAAQACGRYVRLGLDDEASVALIAFNEAIDRYDASRGAGFLPFSQQVIRRRLVDYFRSQSRHPETPFSSLAGEAEEDEAPGEGAVEAFQVAGALSEHQRAEQASARREEIEEFRRELRRLGLDLTDLVRSSPRHRDTRQVALRVARRIAEVPRYRELLLATGRLPVDELVNDPGLAVRVRPKTLRRLRSYLVAVVLLLTGDFPQLRGFLPLTPEEAEPGEGRSGYVQEER; from the coding sequence ATGGCAACGACCGCGTCGAAGTGGGCACGGCGGGAGGTGATGCCCGTGCCCGGCGCCCGGCCCGAGCCGCGGGCGGGACGCCCATGGCCGGCGGACCTGCTGGACCAGGCGCGTTCGGGCGACGCCCGCGCCCGGGAGGAGCTGATCGCCCGCTTCACGCCTTTCATCCTGCGGGTGGCCGCGCAGGCCTGCGGCCGCTACGTCCGGCTGGGGCTGGACGACGAGGCCAGCGTGGCGCTCATCGCCTTCAACGAGGCCATCGACCGGTACGACGCCTCCAGGGGTGCGGGCTTCCTCCCCTTCAGCCAGCAGGTGATCCGGCGTCGTCTGGTGGACTACTTCCGCAGCCAGTCGCGCCACCCCGAGACCCCGTTCTCCTCGCTGGCCGGCGAGGCGGAGGAGGACGAGGCCCCGGGGGAGGGCGCGGTGGAGGCGTTCCAGGTCGCCGGCGCGCTCAGCGAGCACCAGCGCGCCGAGCAGGCCAGCGCGCGGCGCGAGGAGATCGAGGAGTTCCGCCGCGAGCTCCGGCGCCTGGGGCTCGACCTGACCGACCTGGTCCGCTCCTCCCCCCGCCACCGGGACACGCGCCAGGTGGCGCTCCGGGTGGCGCGGCGCATCGCCGAGGTGCCGCGCTACCGGGAGCTCCTCCTGGCGACCGGCAGGCTGCCCGTGGACGAGCTGGTGAACGACCCGGGACTCGCCGTCCGCGTCCGTCCGAAGACCCTGCGCAGGCTGCGAAGCTATCTGGTGGCGGTGGTCCTTCTCTTGACCGGGGACTTTCCCCAGCTGAGGGGCTTCCTCCCGCTGACGCCCGAGGAGGCGGAGCCCGGCGAGGGGCGGAGCGGATATGTCCAGGAAGAACGCTGA
- the yunB gene encoding sporulation protein YunB, translating to MRRRRWRRRRRGRPSLALFLAIVLLAAGVVEADRLLAPSLAALAAQQARTWAESAINRAVQQEIGSQIRYSDLYTVVRGGGGQVDFLQPNTPRINALIAAVTLDAERQLGQLDRQTVPIPLGQLLHIRLLATLGPAIPVAVEPIGPVSAEVSSRFESAGINQTRHVVSLRLTSRVAVVIPPVVRSLQVAQNVPIAEAIIVGPVPPSLFSWPGTTGSGGPAAPGSLQGRPPARFPAPAGAGEGSSGPITEKSGSVNSDELSRIRRI from the coding sequence ATGCGGCGGCGTCGGTGGCGACGGAGGCGGCGGGGTCGCCCCTCCCTGGCTCTCTTCCTGGCGATCGTGCTGCTGGCGGCAGGCGTGGTGGAGGCGGACCGGCTCCTCGCCCCCTCCCTCGCGGCGCTGGCCGCCCAGCAGGCCCGGACCTGGGCGGAGTCGGCGATCAACAGGGCCGTCCAGCAGGAGATCGGCTCGCAGATCCGCTACAGCGACCTGTACACGGTGGTGCGCGGCGGCGGCGGGCAGGTCGACTTCCTCCAGCCGAACACCCCCAGGATCAACGCGCTGATCGCGGCGGTGACGCTGGACGCGGAGCGGCAGCTGGGGCAGCTCGACCGGCAGACCGTTCCGATCCCGCTGGGCCAACTCTTGCATATTCGCCTGCTGGCCACCTTAGGACCGGCGATCCCGGTGGCCGTCGAACCGATCGGCCCGGTCTCGGCCGAGGTCTCCTCGCGCTTCGAGTCCGCCGGCATCAACCAGACCCGGCACGTGGTCAGCCTCCGGCTGACCAGCCGGGTGGCGGTGGTGATCCCGCCCGTCGTCCGCTCGCTCCAGGTGGCCCAGAATGTCCCCATCGCCGAGGCGATCATCGTCGGGCCGGTGCCTCCTTCGCTCTTCTCCTGGCCCGGGACGACAGGCAGCGGCGGCCCGGCGGCGCCGGGGTCGCTCCAGGGACGGCCGCCCGCCCGGTTCCCGGCGCCGGCGGGCGCAGGGGAGGGCAGCTCGGGCCCGATCACCGAGAAGAGCGGCAGCGTAAATTCCGATGAACTTAGTCGGATTAGAAGGATTTGA
- the cysK gene encoding cysteine synthase A, giving the protein MRIARDITWTIGNTPLVELRRVTDGAGARVVAKLESFNPLSSVKDRIALAMVEAAERQGRIGPDSLLVEPTSGNTGIGLAFVCAARGYRLVLTMPETMSLERRKLLRALGAELVLTPGSEGMSGAIAKAEEIVRQHPGAVMLQQFENPANPEVHRRTTAEEIWRDTDGLVDAVVAGVGTGGTLTGVGEVLKERKPGIRMVAVEPEESAVLSGKRPGPHKIQGIGAGFVPKVLNTSLYDEVIQVSSEDALAMGRRLAREEGILAGISSGAAVHAAVQLAHREEMRGRLVVVILPDTGERYLSTALFSTPDEA; this is encoded by the coding sequence GTGCGCATCGCGCGAGACATCACCTGGACGATCGGGAACACGCCGCTGGTGGAGCTGAGGCGGGTGACCGACGGGGCGGGGGCGCGGGTGGTGGCCAAGCTGGAGTCCTTCAACCCGCTCTCCAGCGTCAAGGACCGGATCGCCCTGGCCATGGTGGAGGCGGCGGAACGCCAGGGGAGGATCGGGCCGGACAGCCTCCTGGTGGAGCCGACCAGCGGCAACACCGGCATCGGCCTCGCCTTCGTCTGCGCCGCCCGCGGGTACCGCCTCGTGCTGACCATGCCGGAGACCATGTCGCTGGAGCGAAGGAAGCTCCTGCGGGCCCTGGGCGCGGAGCTGGTGCTGACGCCGGGCAGCGAGGGCATGTCCGGTGCCATCGCCAAGGCCGAGGAGATCGTCCGGCAGCATCCGGGCGCGGTCATGCTCCAGCAGTTCGAGAACCCGGCCAACCCGGAGGTGCACCGGAGGACGACGGCGGAGGAGATCTGGCGCGACACCGACGGCCTGGTGGACGCGGTGGTGGCGGGTGTGGGCACGGGCGGGACGCTGACCGGGGTGGGCGAGGTGCTCAAGGAGCGGAAGCCCGGCATCCGAATGGTGGCGGTCGAGCCGGAGGAGTCGGCAGTATTGTCAGGTAAGCGGCCAGGACCTCACAAGATTCAGGGTATCGGAGCAGGTTTCGTCCCCAAGGTGCTGAACACTAGCCTCTATGATGAGGTGATCCAGGTCAGCTCCGAGGACGCCCTGGCCATGGGCCGGCGCCTGGCGCGCGAGGAAGGGATCCTGGCCGGCATCTCCTCCGGGGCGGCGGTCCACGCCGCGGTCCAGCTGGCGCACCGCGAGGAGATGCGCGGGCGCCTGGTGGTGGTCATCCTTCCTGACACGGGGGAGCGCTACCTCTCCACGGCGCTCTTCTCCACGCCGGACGAGGCCTGA